A window from Kribbella jejuensis encodes these proteins:
- a CDS encoding PKD domain-containing protein, translated as MAGRLERGRRRVVSLVMATVLGVSVLLGVAGRSFAAQAVDEVHYTFTSPTSVAIDWRGDANDVRWGPTSAYGNTAQGVASAWTPWSSPGPFWQLQLDGLTRGATYHYSIGGGPDYTFHTPPTGSFRFDAIGDVGDTVSFSKLGATLSAIANDEPSFVLMVGDLTYANATGASISVVDQHFNDAMNSFATSAAYMPAWGNHEYDVPGSDDLRNYKGRLLMPNAQASPGSPAISCCGDDWGWFDAGPVRFIEYPEPWTGAWADWQTKANVLMSQAQNDPSIKYIITDGHRPAYSTGYHPGEAQLASILDGFGSSYSKYVLNINGHSHDYERFQPIQGVTHITVGAPSSLEQPWSGTDPRTAFRAMHLSHLRVDVSDTGLRIQSVCDLATSKDDMTCAQGSVLDEYTIGTPPSTPPKTQYYVDKTVLCSDTGPGTADMPYCTITKGVARLQAGYILYIGNGTYAESIKPSVSGTAAAPITITAWPGRSPVVTGVTNGVYLSQKSYVTVSNLTVTATVADGIYVTKSDHIVVSGNRVSGSGHPVQGQTAPGISIRTTNSSQVLSNTADHNNGTGIYITSTSTGTLVADNEASFNAEGWQRNANGINVTSPGNTVLRNVTHDNEDSGIQFYTGADNSVAALNVTYNNGDHGIDDLNVTGGRIISNTVYRNCTSGINVEGTSTNYVIENNVAVDNAVYPAYNGIACSRRAGNIGIWDSAPPTTTVDHNLVWLTKSGTLYVFKTPYTSLAAMQAATGQEAAGVQSDPLFFDAPTWNLQLKEGSAAIDRGDSAVSGAQPADVLGNGRIRDPNVDNSKASGPRLYDDLGAYEFQPDVAPAPTPPTARLSVSPTSGTAPLAVTANAGGSTDPQGQALTYAFDFGDGSTSGQQSASTATHTYTTAGTYTVSVRATDTSGLYDTATQVVTVSPAAPTAPTAHVVLTPASGLTPLHVTADASGSTDPQGQALSYAFDFGDGTTTGPQPNASVAHTYTTAGSYTVSVTVTNTSGLSDTATAGVTATAPAAPTAVLNVTPASGLPPMQITADGTASSDPQGQPLSYAFDFGDGMTSGPQAAPTATHVYNTSGTYTVKLTVTDTSGLSNSTTQLVTVAVPASAPTAALTVSPRSGGVPLPVTADASGSSDPQNQTLSYSFDFGDGSPITGPQATATATHTYAAAGTYTVRVTVTNTSGLSDTTTATVTAVAAPTAQLTVTPASGLAPLQVAANAGGSSDPQNQTLSYAFDFGDGVSTGSQAAATANHTYTTTGTYTVAVTVTNTTGLSDTKTATVTVNQPAPPSAALTVTPSSGLTPLQVTADAGGSTDPQGQALTYAFDFGDGATTGTQPTSTATHTYTTAGTYTAKVTVTNTSGLSNTTTATVTVNQPAAPTAALTVTPNSGLTPLQVTADAGGSTDPQGQTLSYAFDFGDGATTGPQAASTATHTYTTAGAYTVKVTVTDTSGLSATKTATVTTTQPVPPTAALTVTPSSGLTPLQVTADAGGSTDPQNQTLSYTFDFGDGATTGPQAASTATHTYTTAGAYTVKVTVTDTSGLSATKTATVTTTQPVPPTAALTVTPSTGLIPLQVTADASGSTDPQGQTLTYAFDFGDGATTGPQAAATATHTYTVAGSYTVKVTVTDASGLTATSTKVVTVATGPTYVGQVGTGSSNKNQTSATITTSRAVKAGDLVVLAVQSTVGTATVTATDDVGNTYASLTTKTDSTGTKQTVLFATATRALALGAHVTVKFSAATASLVAADELTGVTTADRTAGATGATATFSAGPTATLSNAHELVISVVGLTSGKKAPVWATGWTTAGSANTGLNYLARAYLTTTTTAAVTATGTATGTWTALTTTFSP; from the coding sequence ATGGCCGGACGCTTGGAGCGGGGCCGGCGGCGCGTCGTGTCGCTGGTAATGGCTACGGTGCTGGGGGTATCCGTACTGTTGGGAGTTGCGGGGCGGAGTTTCGCCGCGCAGGCGGTCGACGAGGTGCATTACACGTTCACCTCGCCGACGTCGGTCGCGATCGACTGGCGTGGTGACGCCAACGACGTCCGGTGGGGCCCGACGTCGGCGTACGGCAACACCGCCCAGGGGGTCGCGTCGGCGTGGACGCCGTGGTCGTCACCCGGGCCGTTCTGGCAGTTGCAGCTGGACGGGCTCACCCGCGGTGCGACGTACCATTACTCGATCGGCGGCGGTCCGGACTACACGTTCCACACGCCACCGACCGGCAGCTTCCGGTTCGATGCGATCGGTGACGTCGGCGACACGGTCAGCTTCTCGAAGCTCGGCGCGACCCTGTCGGCGATCGCCAACGACGAGCCGTCGTTCGTGCTGATGGTGGGCGACCTGACCTATGCGAACGCGACCGGCGCGAGCATCAGCGTGGTCGACCAGCACTTCAACGACGCGATGAACTCGTTCGCGACGTCCGCGGCGTACATGCCTGCCTGGGGCAACCACGAGTACGACGTACCCGGATCGGACGACCTGCGCAACTACAAGGGCCGGCTGCTGATGCCGAACGCGCAGGCCTCTCCGGGATCGCCCGCGATCTCGTGCTGCGGCGACGACTGGGGCTGGTTCGATGCCGGCCCGGTGCGGTTCATCGAATACCCCGAGCCGTGGACCGGCGCGTGGGCGGACTGGCAGACCAAGGCCAACGTGCTGATGAGCCAGGCGCAGAACGACCCGTCGATCAAGTACATCATCACCGACGGGCACCGGCCCGCGTACTCCACCGGCTACCACCCGGGCGAGGCCCAGCTGGCGAGCATCCTGGACGGCTTCGGCAGCTCGTACAGCAAGTACGTGCTCAACATCAACGGTCACTCGCACGACTACGAGCGGTTCCAGCCGATCCAGGGCGTCACCCACATCACCGTCGGTGCTCCGAGCTCGCTCGAGCAACCGTGGTCCGGTACGGACCCGCGGACCGCGTTCCGCGCCATGCACCTGTCGCACCTGCGCGTCGACGTGTCCGACACCGGTCTGCGGATCCAGTCCGTGTGCGACCTGGCCACCAGCAAGGACGACATGACGTGCGCGCAGGGCAGTGTTCTCGACGAGTACACGATCGGCACGCCACCGTCGACTCCGCCGAAGACGCAGTACTACGTCGACAAGACGGTCCTCTGCTCCGACACCGGCCCCGGCACCGCGGACATGCCGTACTGCACGATCACCAAGGGCGTGGCACGGCTCCAGGCCGGTTACATCCTCTACATCGGCAACGGCACGTACGCCGAGAGCATCAAGCCGTCGGTGTCCGGGACTGCCGCGGCACCGATCACCATCACCGCCTGGCCTGGGCGAAGTCCTGTGGTCACTGGTGTGACCAACGGTGTGTACCTGTCACAGAAGAGCTATGTCACGGTGTCGAACCTGACCGTCACGGCAACTGTTGCCGACGGCATCTACGTCACGAAGAGCGACCACATCGTTGTCAGTGGCAACCGTGTGTCCGGCTCCGGGCACCCGGTCCAGGGGCAGACCGCACCCGGGATCAGCATCCGGACGACGAACTCGTCGCAGGTGCTGAGCAACACGGCCGACCACAACAACGGCACCGGCATCTACATCACCAGTACGAGCACCGGCACCTTGGTGGCCGACAACGAGGCGAGCTTCAACGCCGAGGGCTGGCAGCGCAACGCCAACGGGATCAACGTGACCAGCCCGGGAAACACCGTCCTGCGCAACGTCACCCACGACAACGAGGACTCCGGCATCCAGTTCTACACCGGCGCAGACAACAGCGTGGCCGCGTTGAACGTGACCTACAACAACGGCGACCACGGCATCGACGACCTGAACGTGACCGGCGGCCGGATCATCTCCAACACCGTCTACCGCAACTGCACCAGCGGGATCAACGTCGAGGGCACATCCACCAACTACGTCATCGAGAACAACGTTGCCGTCGACAACGCGGTGTACCCGGCGTACAACGGGATCGCCTGCTCCCGCCGGGCCGGCAACATCGGGATCTGGGACTCCGCGCCGCCGACCACGACGGTCGACCACAACCTGGTGTGGCTGACGAAGTCCGGAACGCTCTACGTGTTCAAGACGCCGTACACGTCGCTCGCAGCCATGCAGGCCGCCACCGGACAGGAAGCCGCCGGCGTGCAGAGCGACCCGCTGTTCTTCGACGCACCGACCTGGAACCTGCAACTGAAGGAAGGCTCCGCGGCCATCGACCGCGGCGACTCCGCCGTGTCCGGTGCGCAACCGGCCGACGTTCTGGGAAACGGCCGGATCCGCGACCCGAACGTGGACAACTCCAAGGCCTCGGGTCCGCGGCTGTACGACGACCTCGGCGCGTACGAGTTCCAGCCGGACGTCGCCCCGGCGCCGACACCGCCGACGGCACGGCTGAGCGTCTCCCCGACCAGTGGTACCGCACCGTTGGCTGTCACCGCGAACGCCGGTGGATCGACCGACCCGCAAGGCCAGGCGCTGACCTACGCGTTCGACTTCGGCGACGGCAGCACCAGCGGTCAGCAGTCGGCGAGCACCGCCACGCACACCTACACGACTGCGGGCACCTACACCGTGTCAGTACGAGCCACGGACACCAGCGGCCTGTACGACACCGCTACGCAGGTCGTGACCGTGAGCCCAGCGGCACCGACCGCGCCGACCGCTCACGTGGTGCTGACACCGGCGTCCGGACTGACGCCGTTGCACGTCACCGCCGACGCCAGCGGCTCGACTGATCCGCAGGGACAGGCCCTGAGCTACGCGTTCGACTTCGGTGACGGTACGACGACCGGCCCGCAGCCGAACGCTTCCGTGGCCCACACGTACACGACGGCCGGCAGCTACACGGTCTCGGTCACCGTCACCAACACCAGTGGCCTGTCCGACACCGCGACCGCGGGCGTCACGGCGACCGCGCCGGCCGCGCCGACCGCCGTACTGAACGTGACGCCGGCATCAGGGCTGCCGCCGATGCAGATCACTGCTGACGGCACCGCCTCGAGTGATCCGCAGGGCCAGCCGCTCAGCTACGCCTTCGACTTCGGTGACGGCATGACGTCCGGCCCGCAGGCCGCCCCGACCGCCACCCATGTCTACAACACGTCCGGGACGTACACCGTCAAGCTGACCGTGACGGATACGAGCGGCCTCAGTAACAGTACGACGCAACTCGTCACGGTCGCCGTACCGGCGTCGGCACCGACTGCGGCGCTGACCGTCTCGCCGAGATCCGGCGGCGTGCCGTTGCCGGTCACCGCGGATGCGAGCGGTTCGAGTGACCCGCAGAACCAGACGTTGAGCTACAGCTTCGACTTCGGTGACGGAAGCCCGATCACCGGACCGCAAGCCACGGCCACCGCCACGCACACGTACGCCGCGGCCGGGACGTACACCGTCCGGGTGACTGTGACGAACACCAGCGGCCTGTCCGACACGACCACCGCGACCGTTACTGCGGTAGCAGCACCGACCGCGCAGTTGACCGTCACTCCGGCCTCCGGCCTTGCCCCACTGCAAGTCGCGGCCAATGCCGGCGGCTCCAGCGACCCGCAGAACCAGACGCTGAGCTACGCCTTTGACTTCGGCGACGGTGTCAGCACCGGCTCGCAGGCCGCGGCGACTGCAAACCACACCTACACGACAACAGGCACCTACACCGTCGCGGTAACGGTCACCAACACCACCGGCCTGTCCGACACCAAGACCGCCACAGTCACCGTCAACCAGCCCGCCCCGCCGAGCGCCGCGCTCACGGTGACACCGAGCTCTGGCCTGACGCCGCTGCAGGTCACCGCTGATGCCGGCGGTTCCACCGATCCACAAGGCCAGGCCCTGACCTACGCCTTCGACTTCGGCGACGGCGCCACCACCGGCACACAGCCGACGTCGACCGCAACGCACACCTACACCACAGCCGGGACGTATACGGCGAAGGTGACCGTCACCAACACCAGCGGACTGTCGAACACCACAACCGCGACCGTCACGGTCAACCAGCCGGCCGCACCCACCGCCGCGCTCACGGTGACACCGAACTCCGGCCTGACGCCGCTGCAGGTCACCGCTGATGCCGGCGGCTCGACTGATCCACAAGGCCAGACCCTGAGCTACGCCTTCGACTTCGGCGACGGCGCGACCACCGGCCCGCAGGCCGCGTCCACGGCGACCCACACCTACACGACGGCCGGCGCCTACACGGTCAAGGTGACTGTCACCGACACCAGCGGATTGTCCGCGACGAAGACTGCCACCGTCACGACCACACAACCCGTCCCGCCGACTGCCGCGCTCACCGTGACGCCGAGCTCCGGCCTGACACCTCTGCAGGTCACCGCTGATGCCGGCGGCTCGACCGACCCACAAAACCAGACCCTGAGCTACACGTTCGACTTCGGCGACGGCGCGACCACCGGCCCGCAGGCCGCGTCCACGGCGACCCACACCTACACGACGGCCGGCGCCTACACGGTCAAGGTGACTGTCACCGACACCAGCGGACTGTCCGCGACGAAGACCGCGACCGTCACCACCACACAACCCGTCCCGCCGACCGCCGCGCTCACCGTGACACCGAGCACTGGGCTCATACCTCTGCAGGTCACCGCCGACGCCAGCGGTTCCACGGACCCGCAGGGCCAAACCCTCACCTACGCCTTCGACTTCGGCGACGGCGCTACCACCGGCCCACAGGCCGCAGCCACTGCAACCCACACCTACACGGTGGCGGGGAGCTACACGGTCAAGGTGACTGTGACCGATGCCAGCGGCCTCACGGCGACAAGTACGAAGGTGGTCACCGTGGCCACGGGTCCGACGTACGTCGGGCAGGTCGGCACGGGTTCGTCGAACAAGAACCAGACCTCCGCGACGATCACCACCTCGCGCGCGGTCAAGGCCGGCGATCTGGTCGTACTCGCGGTCCAGAGCACTGTCGGAACGGCGACCGTCACCGCGACCGACGACGTCGGCAACACCTACGCCTCGCTCACGACGAAGACCGATTCGACCGGGACCAAGCAGACGGTCCTGTTCGCGACAGCCACTCGGGCCCTGGCGCTCGGAGCGCACGTCACCGTGAAGTTCTCGGCAGCCACCGCGTCGCTGGTCGCCGCCGATGAACTGACCGGCGTCACGACCGCCGACCGCACCGCGGGAGCGACCGGCGCGACGGCGACGTTCTCCGCCGGACCGACCGCGACCCTGTCGAATGCGCATGAGCTCGTGATCAGCGTCGTCGGCCTCACCAGCGGCAAGAAGGCGCCGGTGTGGGCAACCGGTTGGACGACGGCCGGGAGCGCGAACACGGGCCTCAACTACCTGGCCCGTGCCTACCTCACCACCACGACAACAGCCGCCGTGACCGCCACAGGCACCGCAACCGGCACTTGGACGGCCCTGACGACAACCTTCAGCCCATGA
- a CDS encoding GyrI-like domain-containing protein: MPQVRFHSEEPTAVRRTVLDPEQLADWVPSACATVAEHLRLHGIAPAGYPFARYHALPDGEIEAEAGFPVAAPVTDSDQIEPSKLPAGPVLAVWHTDPDQQLAETYHTVDDWLDTTHAAPTGDRWEVYHDLPTCDRVGTRIEIIQPITFATT; encoded by the coding sequence ATGCCCCAGGTCAGATTCCACAGCGAAGAACCGACCGCCGTCCGCCGAACAGTGCTCGACCCTGAGCAGCTGGCGGACTGGGTCCCTTCGGCCTGTGCGACGGTCGCCGAGCACCTGCGGCTGCACGGCATCGCCCCCGCCGGGTACCCGTTCGCCCGCTACCACGCGCTACCGGACGGCGAGATCGAGGCCGAGGCCGGGTTCCCCGTCGCGGCGCCCGTCACCGACAGCGACCAGATCGAGCCGTCCAAACTCCCTGCCGGGCCGGTCCTCGCTGTCTGGCACACCGACCCGGACCAGCAGCTCGCCGAGACCTACCACACCGTCGACGACTGGCTGGACACCACGCACGCTGCGCCGACCGGCGACCGCTGGGAGGTCTACCACGATCTCCCGACCTGCGACCGCGTCGGCACCCGCATCGAGATCATCCAGCCGATCACCTTCGCCACGACCTGA
- a CDS encoding DUF4331 domain-containing protein, with protein MSSHREAPEISKDPVADNTDVYAFVSPDRPDTVTLIANFIPLQKPDGGPNFYEFGDDVLYEIKISNSGTAHADISYQFRFRTEIRNPDTFLYNTGPISSITDKNWNRPQFYSVTKVVRGHARQLLAERLAVPPVNIGPRSTPNYAHFTAQAVHNLGAGRRVFAGQRADGFFVDLGSIFDLGTLRPFENLHLIPSAAAAGVNGLQGLNVHTIALQVPIRDLTRNGTRPTDVLDPRAVIGVWATASRQRVRVLTDDGEIEGHGGFRQVSRLGNPLFNEVIVPMADKDRWNALPPTEDDEFAKYVEKPELAGLLPVLYPGVFPHLAAYAKPRRDLVAILLTGIPKGIVPGFQNFTGPTLADLLRLNVAVPPSAAPKPLGLVAGDAAGFPNGRRVFDDVVTIELRAIAGLTIPLVDPSFKPDAATSVIEDGTSNTNSPYLPSFPYLGTPAGGYQTSPGVPGV; from the coding sequence ATGTCGTCGCATCGCGAGGCGCCGGAGATCTCCAAGGATCCGGTGGCCGACAACACCGACGTCTACGCGTTCGTGAGCCCGGACCGCCCGGACACCGTGACGCTGATCGCCAACTTCATCCCGCTGCAGAAACCTGACGGCGGACCGAACTTCTACGAGTTCGGCGATGACGTGCTCTACGAGATCAAGATCTCGAACTCCGGTACGGCGCACGCCGACATCAGCTACCAGTTCCGCTTCCGGACCGAGATCCGCAACCCGGACACGTTCCTCTACAACACCGGTCCGATCTCCTCGATCACGGACAAGAACTGGAACCGGCCGCAGTTCTACTCTGTGACCAAGGTCGTCCGAGGCCACGCACGGCAACTGCTGGCCGAGCGGCTGGCGGTGCCGCCGGTGAACATCGGGCCGCGCAGTACGCCCAACTATGCGCACTTCACTGCGCAGGCAGTCCACAACCTCGGCGCCGGACGACGGGTGTTCGCAGGTCAACGGGCCGACGGGTTCTTCGTCGACCTCGGCAGCATCTTCGACCTCGGCACCCTGCGGCCGTTCGAGAATCTGCATCTGATCCCGTCGGCGGCCGCGGCCGGCGTGAACGGCTTGCAGGGCCTGAACGTCCACACGATCGCACTCCAGGTGCCGATCCGGGACCTCACCCGGAACGGCACCAGGCCGACGGACGTGCTCGATCCACGGGCGGTGATCGGCGTCTGGGCCACCGCGAGCCGGCAGCGGGTCCGCGTCCTCACCGACGACGGCGAGATCGAGGGCCACGGCGGGTTCCGGCAGGTGTCCCGGCTCGGGAATCCCTTGTTCAACGAGGTGATCGTGCCGATGGCCGACAAGGACCGCTGGAACGCGCTGCCGCCGACTGAGGACGACGAGTTCGCGAAGTACGTCGAGAAGCCCGAGTTGGCCGGGCTCCTTCCGGTGCTCTACCCGGGGGTGTTCCCGCACCTTGCGGCGTACGCCAAACCGCGGCGGGACCTGGTCGCGATCCTCCTGACCGGGATCCCGAAAGGCATCGTGCCCGGGTTCCAGAACTTCACCGGCCCGACGCTCGCGGACCTGCTGCGGCTGAACGTAGCCGTACCGCCGTCAGCGGCACCGAAGCCGCTCGGCCTGGTCGCCGGTGACGCGGCGGGCTTCCCGAACGGCCGCCGGGTCTTCGACGACGTCGTGACGATCGAACTCCGGGCAATCGCCGGGTTGACGATTCCGCTGGTGGACCCGTCGTTCAAGCCGGACGCGGCGACGTCGGTGATCGAGGACGGTACGTCGAACACGAACTCGCCGTACCTGCCGTCGTTCCCGTACCTGGGTACGCCGGCCGGCGGGTACCAGACGTCGCCCGGTGTCCCTGGCGTCTGA
- a CDS encoding dihydrofolate reductase family protein, protein MSFHVAAFIATSLDGYIARKDGSIDWLTRRAEQAGDTGYDQFMASVDTVAVGRKTYELALTFDDWPYEGKQVEVLSTTLDPGADERVLVHRTLDALVETLDDRGAKRVYADGATTIQTFLRAGLLNELTITTAPVLLGGGISLFGALDAEVSLSHNATRTLKAGFVQSDYTVRR, encoded by the coding sequence GTGAGTTTTCATGTCGCTGCGTTCATCGCCACGAGTCTCGACGGCTACATCGCGAGGAAGGACGGGTCCATCGACTGGCTCACCCGCCGCGCCGAACAGGCCGGGGACACCGGGTACGACCAGTTCATGGCGTCGGTGGACACCGTCGCAGTCGGCCGGAAGACGTACGAGCTGGCGCTCACCTTCGATGACTGGCCGTACGAAGGTAAGCAGGTCGAGGTCCTGAGCACCACGCTCGACCCCGGCGCCGACGAGCGCGTCCTCGTCCACCGCACGCTCGACGCCCTCGTCGAGACCCTCGACGACCGTGGTGCCAAGCGTGTCTACGCCGACGGCGCGACCACTATCCAGACGTTCCTGCGCGCGGGTCTGCTCAACGAGCTGACCATCACCACGGCGCCGGTCCTGCTCGGCGGCGGTATCTCGCTGTTCGGCGCGCTGGACGCGGAGGTCTCGTTGAGCCACAACGCGACTCGCACGCTGAAGGCGGGCTTCGTCCAGTCGGACTACACGGTCCGACGCTGA
- a CDS encoding dienelactone hydrolase family protein: MSSLDSWVLGAHAAGGVTHPTYRKGSGPGVIVIHEIPGITPGVLDFAEEVVARGFTVVMPSLFGRPGAPATVRESVRSIAGICVSREFTMFAMGRTTPVAGWLQSLARALHQELGGPGVGAVGMCMTGGFALAMLADAPVAAPVLAQPASPAPLGKARGADLGLSPSDLQSVKAKVAAGCQVLGLRYEDDPAVGTRFDTLRRELGENFIAVEFPGRKHATLTEHRQQEGVDRVLSFFDEKLARQ, translated from the coding sequence ATGAGTTCGCTCGATTCCTGGGTCCTCGGCGCCCACGCGGCCGGCGGCGTCACGCACCCGACGTACCGCAAAGGCAGCGGGCCTGGGGTGATCGTGATCCACGAGATCCCGGGGATCACGCCGGGCGTGCTCGACTTCGCCGAAGAGGTCGTGGCGCGTGGCTTCACTGTCGTGATGCCGTCGCTGTTCGGCCGTCCGGGTGCGCCGGCCACGGTGCGGGAGTCGGTCCGGAGCATTGCCGGGATCTGTGTCAGCCGCGAGTTCACGATGTTTGCCATGGGGCGAACGACACCCGTCGCCGGTTGGCTGCAGTCGTTGGCGCGTGCGCTGCACCAGGAGCTCGGAGGACCTGGCGTCGGTGCCGTCGGCATGTGCATGACCGGAGGGTTCGCGCTCGCGATGCTGGCCGACGCGCCGGTCGCTGCGCCCGTCCTCGCCCAGCCGGCCTCACCGGCGCCGCTGGGCAAGGCCCGCGGCGCCGATCTCGGCCTCAGCCCGAGCGACCTTCAGTCCGTGAAGGCGAAGGTCGCCGCGGGATGCCAGGTACTCGGCCTGCGGTACGAGGACGATCCCGCGGTCGGCACCCGGTTCGACACCCTCCGCCGCGAGCTCGGCGAGAACTTCATCGCGGTCGAATTCCCCGGCCGCAAACACGCCACCTTGACCGAGCACCGCCAGCAGGAAGGCGTCGACCGCGTCCTCAGCTTCTTCGATGAGAAGCTCGCTCGACAATGA
- a CDS encoding N,N-dimethylformamidase beta subunit family domain-containing protein: protein MGALRALAAGVLVLALASGCHDASNSANKTAGDGSSTSAPPGGTASRPGDDAWRIPDRLVARPNELAGYADHVSVRSGEPFRLFVTSPEHAFTVRAFRIGWYGGAGAKLIWTSPEIPGPTQPQPILTKDRMVTAINWSPTTTVQTRDWPAGSYLLLLRASNGKETYVPIVIRSGSARGAVLIVSGVNTDQAYNGWGGYDLYVGAHKHSHDQRSLMVTFDRPYGYNPARGVLHDNLPLVQLAERSGVPLAYATSVDLQADPGLLNGARAIVFGGHDEYWSLPMRQAVTRARDAGTNLAFLGANSIYRRIRYAADPHGPNRIIVDYKDAGLDPIHNAPDTTVNWRQNPYPNPENSLVGMLYECHPAKGAFTVRDPNFFLFAGTGAKAGSAYPGLVGNEADRAYPIAGTPADLQVVAHSPTTCDKRHTFSDATYYTAKSGAGVFATGTIEWVRALQGPDPEYGVGPASVAFAQKVTLNLFTALAAGPMGRTHPAIGNLAAVHDLATTATGTGGPIGQSPGPSSD, encoded by the coding sequence ATGGGGGCTCTGAGGGCACTGGCAGCCGGTGTGCTGGTGCTGGCCTTGGCGAGTGGTTGCCACGACGCATCGAATTCGGCGAACAAGACCGCCGGCGACGGCAGCTCCACCTCGGCACCGCCCGGCGGAACGGCGAGCCGCCCGGGCGATGACGCCTGGCGGATTCCGGACCGGCTGGTCGCCCGTCCGAACGAGCTGGCCGGGTACGCGGACCACGTCAGCGTCCGCAGCGGCGAGCCGTTCCGGCTGTTCGTCACCTCGCCCGAACACGCCTTCACCGTCCGCGCCTTCCGGATCGGCTGGTACGGCGGCGCCGGCGCGAAGCTGATCTGGACCTCGCCGGAGATCCCCGGCCCGACCCAACCGCAGCCGATCCTGACCAAGGACCGGATGGTCACCGCGATCAACTGGTCGCCGACGACGACCGTCCAGACCAGGGACTGGCCGGCCGGCAGCTACCTGTTGTTGCTCCGGGCATCGAACGGCAAGGAGACCTACGTCCCGATCGTGATCCGCTCGGGCAGCGCCCGTGGCGCGGTGCTGATCGTCAGCGGCGTCAACACCGACCAGGCCTACAACGGATGGGGCGGATACGACCTGTACGTCGGCGCGCACAAGCACTCGCACGACCAGCGGTCGCTGATGGTCACGTTCGACCGCCCGTACGGCTACAACCCGGCTCGCGGCGTCCTGCACGACAATCTTCCGCTGGTCCAGCTGGCCGAACGCAGCGGCGTACCGCTCGCCTACGCGACCAGCGTCGACCTGCAGGCCGACCCCGGCCTGCTCAACGGCGCCCGTGCGATCGTCTTCGGCGGGCATGACGAGTACTGGTCGCTGCCCATGCGCCAAGCCGTCACCAGGGCGCGGGACGCCGGCACGAACCTCGCCTTCCTCGGCGCCAACTCGATCTACCGGCGAATCCGCTACGCCGCCGACCCGCACGGCCCGAACCGGATCATCGTCGACTACAAGGACGCCGGGCTGGACCCGATCCACAACGCGCCCGACACGACGGTGAACTGGCGGCAGAACCCGTACCCGAACCCGGAGAACAGCCTGGTCGGCATGCTCTACGAGTGCCACCCGGCCAAGGGTGCGTTCACCGTCCGCGACCCGAACTTCTTCCTCTTCGCGGGCACCGGCGCGAAGGCGGGGTCGGCGTACCCGGGGCTGGTAGGCAACGAGGCGGACCGGGCCTACCCGATCGCGGGCACACCGGCCGACCTGCAGGTGGTGGCGCACTCCCCCACAACCTGCGACAAGCGGCACACGTTCTCGGACGCGACGTACTACACGGCGAAGTCCGGCGCCGGGGTGTTCGCCACCGGGACGATCGAGTGGGTCCGCGCGCTGCAAGGGCCAGATCCGGAGTACGGCGTCGGCCCGGCGTCGGTGGCCTTCGCCCAGAAGGTCACCCTCAATCTGTTCACCGCGCTGGCCGCCGGGCCGATGGGCCGCACCCATCCCGCGATCGGCAACCTGGCCGCCGTGCACGACCTCGCCACCACCGCGACGGGCACCGGAGGCCCGATCGGACAGTCCCCCGGTCCCAGTAGCGACTGA